The segment GCCCTTTTTGCATCGGCGGCGGATTCGCCGTGCATCGCTCGTCCGCGCGATGCATGCCGGGGCGGCGCTTCCGGCCGTGATCGCGCAAATGCTCTGGCGTCGCCCGCTCGTGGTGACGTACGGATATCGATACGACGCCTTCATGCGCGAAAAAAGGCGTCCGCTCTATGCGCGCTACGCGGCCTTCGTGGCGAGGCGCGCGATCAAACGCGCGCACGCGGTTATCGTTACGAACGCTTCCCTCGAAGCGCACGTGCGCGCGTTGATCGGGCCCGAACGCGTGCATCTGATTCCCAACGGGGTGGATACGGAAGCGTTCGCGCCAAACGGCGCCATCAGGCGCGACGGCAAGGCGACGGTGGTTTTTGTCGGTCGGCTCGAGCCGCAAAAGAATCCGTTGCTGCTCGCGGCGGCGCTTGCGCCGATGCGCGAGCGGGTGCGTCTCGTCGTGGCGGGGGACGGAGCGTTGCGTTCGCGCCTGGCCGATGCGTGCGCCGGTGCGGGTATCGAAGCGGACCTGCGCGGAACGGTTCCGCATACGGAACTGCCGGCGTTGTTGGCGTCGGCCGATGTTTTCGTGCTTCCAAGCCGCATCGAAGGTCACCCGAAATCGTTGCTCGAGGCGATGGCGGCGGGCTTGCCGTGCGTCGGGACGCGCGTGGCCGGAATCGAGGACGTGTTGCGCGACGGCGAAACGGGACTTCTCGTGCCGCCGGACGACGCGGCGGCGCTTTGCGATGCGATTGAGCGCGTGCTCGATGACAAAGAACTCGCGCGAACGCTTGGCGCGGCGGCGCGAAAGGACGTCGAGACGCGCTACGATCTGCGCGCGAACATCGAGCGGGAGATCGCGCTGCTGAACGCGGTGGCGATGGGCGTCTCATGAGCGCTCCCAAGGTCTTGTTCGTCTTCAACCGCGCGCGAGGCGAGTTGCAGGCGGCGTACGAGCGCGGCGAAGCGCCCGATCACGCGCTTTACGCCATTAACGCCATGCGGCGACGCGGATTCGAGCCGTGGTTTTCGGACGCCGGGCAGCGGATCCGGGGCATCGCTCATTTATGGGTGCGTGCCGCGCATGTGCTTTCCGACGGCGGGCGTCGCGTCGGTTTTCACGCGTGGCAGGAGCGATGTCTGCGCGGCGACATGGCGCGCGCGGATCTTATCTTCGCGACCGCGGACAGCTCCGCGCTGCCGATCCTGGCGCGCAAGGCGCGCGGACGCGTTCGCGCGCCGGTCGTGTACGCGACGATCGGCCTGACGCACGGCTTTCCCGAGCGGCGCGGCGCTCTCTGGCGCTGGTATCGGCGGCTGCTGCGCGAAGCCGCGGCGATCGTTCACTTCGGTCACGCGGAGGGCGAGGAGCTTGCGCGGATCTTCGAAGTCGAGCCCGCGCGCCGGCATTTCGTGCCGTTTTGCGTCGATGCGGGATTTTTCGTGGACGATCCCTCCGAGGAAGACCGACCGTTGTCGTTCGGATTCGACACGCGCCGCGATTGGAAACTGCTTGCGTGCGCGATCGAGGGTTCAGGCGTAAAGCTGGACGTACACGCCTACACGGACGTCGCCCAGCGCACGTCGTGGCCCGCCGAGGCTCGCGTACTTGCGCCGATTCCCGTACCGGAAATGAAACGGCGCGTCGCGCGGGCGCGATTTGTCGTATTGCCCGTGGAAGAAAATCCGTACACCGGCGCCACCATCGCCCTGCTTTCCGCGATGGCCGCGGGCAAGGCCGTCCTCGTCACGCAAACGGCGGCGATCCGCGAGGGTTACGGGCTCGTCAATCGCGAGAATGTGCTTCTCGTGCCGCCGGACGACGCGCGGGCGATGCGCCGGGCGATCGAAGAGTTGAACGAGGACGCGGCGCTGCGCGCGCGGCTTGGCGAACGCGCGCGGGCGCATGTGCGCGAGCATCTGGATATCGAGAGGATGGCGGATCGATTCGCGTCCATTTTTCGCGGGGCGCTTTCATGACGCACGCTCCCTGGACGCGGCGCGTCGGCCGGCTTCTGCGCATGGATTTCGACTACGTCGCGCACGGCGGCTCCTGGCTGACGGCCGATCACGCCGTCAATGTCGCCACGAGTTTCGTGACGACCTACGTGCTCGCGAATGCCATCGAGCCGGAATCGTACGGCGCCTACCTCTATATCCTCGCCATCGCGATGTTCCTGCTTCCGTTGACGTTGACCGGCGTGTCGAATGCGATGATCCGCTCGCTCGCGCGCGGATTCGACGGCGTGTTCGCGCGGGGCGTGCGCCGCCGCCTGGCATGGTCGCTCGCGGGCGGCGGAATCCTGGTGTTGCTCGGGCCCGTCTTCGCGCTGACGGGGCGCGAAGACCTTGTCGCGCCGGCCATCGCCGCGGGGATCGGATTCGCGCTGGCGTTCGGCGCGGACGACTACAAAACGTGGTATCACGCGCGGCGCGAATTTCGTTCCTACGCGTTTGTGAACGGCGCGATCAACATCGCCGTCGCCTCGGCGACGATGGGCGCGGCGCTCGCAGGCGGCGGCCCGGCGTGGATCCTCGCGGCGAATATCGGTACGCGCGGCGCGGCGAATTCGATCGCGACGCTCGCCGTCTGGCGGCGGCGCGCGAACGACAACGTTGAGGAAGGATTTGACGCGTTCGGGCGGAATCTGTCGTGGATCGCCGCGCTCAACAACGTGTCGTTCACGATCGACCAGGTTCTCGTCGGGACGTTCTACGATCTTCCAGTCATGGCGGTTTATGGCCTCGCGACGCGGCTTTCCGAGCCGTTTCGCGTCATCGGCACGGTAATCAACCGCCTCGCCTGGCCCAAGGCGGTGACGCTCGAGGCGCGCGACGCGGCGCGCAAATTCCTGTCGAAGCTCGCCGTGCTGGTCGCCGTGCTTACCGCGCTTGCGCTCGTGACGGCCGCGGCGTTTCCCTTTGTGCTGCGCTTGTTCTTTCCGGCGTACGCGAATTCGTGGCCGCTTGTTTTGCTGATGATCGCGTCGGCCTTATTATCGGTGGTCGTCACGTATCTGGAAACCTACTACATCTCGCAGGACCATTTGCAGCGAACGTATTACCTGGCCTCGACGATTCGCCCGACGTTGACGATCGCGCTCATCGTTCCGTTTCTGGCGATCTGGGGCATTTACGGCGCCGTCATAGCCCGGCTTGTCGTGCGGTTTGGCGCGTGCGTTGTCCTGACGGCGCGCATGTTGCCCGAGCGCCATCGCGTGCCGATCGCAACGGAGCCGGCGCCGTGAGCGCCGCGGCTCGCGAAATGCCGCGTGCATTCGCGCTCGTCCCGACGCGATGTGCGCTATGCGGCGATCCGCGCTCTCGCCTCGTCGTGCGCGCGCGCGATCCGCTGGGCTTGTTCCCGGGCGAGGCAAACGTCGTGTCGTGCATTTCGTGCGGATCGTGGCGCGTCGATCCCGCGCCCGCCGGCGATGACATTGCGCGGCTTTACCCCGACGAATACCGCGCGCATCACGCGAGCGGGCCCGATCTGCCGGCGACCGCGGTGCCGAGCACGGGCGATCGCCTGCGCCGCGAGTTCGCCGAATGGGCGGCGAGCGGCCGGCGGAGCATCTGGCTTTCTCCCCTTGGCGCCATCGGGCGTCTGGCGGCGGCGCGCCTGTTTCATCTTACCGGGCGCGGGCGATTCAACATGCTCGCGTTCAACGGCGCGGGCCGGCGCTTGCTCGATGTCGGTTGCGGCGCGGGCGACCTGCTTGCGCAGTACGCCGCGCGCGGATGGGCGGTGATCGGCGTGGAGCCGTCGGCCGCGGCGGCCCATCGCGCCATCGCGCGCGGATACCCAATCGTCAACGGCACGTTCCCGGAGTCTTCGGCGGCGCTCGCGCGTTTTGCGCCGTTTTCCGCGGTGGTGATGTCGAACGTCATCGAGCATCTTCCCGATCCGCTCGCGGCGCTGGGCGCGGCGCGAAACCTGATGGAGCCTGGCGGCTTGCTACTTGTCACGACGCCGGTGACCGACGGAATCGTTCAGCGCCTATTGACCGAGCACTGGTACAACCTGGACGCGCCGCGTCATCTGCATCTGTTTTCGCGGAAGAATCTCGATGCACTCTTGCGCCAGGCGGGATTTTCGCCGATCGCCCACGCACCGGCGACAAGCGCGCGCGCCGTATTGCGAACGCTCGCGGCGGCCGCGCGCCACGAGGGGCGTGAGGACCGCGCGGCGTATCTGGAGTCGAGCGGCGCGGTCTTGCGTCTTGCGAACGCGATCGTGTTTTTCGCCGATCGGACCGGGCAAGGCGATGTCGTCAGCGTGTTGGCGACGCGAAACGCGGAGCGAGCCCCATGATCGACCCGCGTGAGGAATCCGGGCTTGCGCGCATCGAGCGCGAAGTCAAAAAGGAATTCGGCAAGGCGTTTGACGCGCGCTCGGCGGCGAGCCGGCGCGAGGAAACACTTCGTTACTGGTCGCGTTTCGATCTTGCGAACAAGACGGTTCTCGACGTCGGCGCGGGGCATCCCGTCGTGCCGGCTCTTCTGACGTCGATCGAGCCGACGCTGCGCGTGGACGCGGTGGACGTGTCGCCCGATTTTGAGGCGCACGCACCCGGCGCCATCCGCGCGCTTGGCGGCGACCCGGCATGCTTTCGCTTTGTGACCGCGGATTTTTACGACATCGCGCGACTCGCGCAGGAGGGCGCGCTGCGCCGGCGTTACGACTTCGTTCTGCTCATCGAAACGCTGCACCATTCGTTGCGCAAATCGCTGCTGCTCAGGACGCTTACGCAGGTGATGGACGCCGGCAGCCTGATGGTGTTGCTCGAACCGGCGCTTCCGGTGATCGGGCGGCGGCGCGCGTACGACGAAAGCCGGTGGGCGCGCGATCTCGGCTACATCGAGGAGCCGGTGACGATGTCGGAATATCGCCGCGCGTTTCGCGAGGCCGGCCTTGATATCGTGTCCTGCGAATACGAGCGCTCGCGCGAGACGGGACCGCGCTCGTGGAAGCGGCGGCTTTTCCCGG is part of the bacterium genome and harbors:
- a CDS encoding glycosyltransferase family 4 protein, whose amino-acid sequence is MSAPKVLFVFNRARGELQAAYERGEAPDHALYAINAMRRRGFEPWFSDAGQRIRGIAHLWVRAAHVLSDGGRRVGFHAWQERCLRGDMARADLIFATADSSALPILARKARGRVRAPVVYATIGLTHGFPERRGALWRWYRRLLREAAAIVHFGHAEGEELARIFEVEPARRHFVPFCVDAGFFVDDPSEEDRPLSFGFDTRRDWKLLACAIEGSGVKLDVHAYTDVAQRTSWPAEARVLAPIPVPEMKRRVARARFVVLPVEENPYTGATIALLSAMAAGKAVLVTQTAAIREGYGLVNRENVLLVPPDDARAMRRAIEELNEDAALRARLGERARAHVREHLDIERMADRFASIFRGALS
- a CDS encoding lipopolysaccharide biosynthesis protein; amino-acid sequence: MTHAPWTRRVGRLLRMDFDYVAHGGSWLTADHAVNVATSFVTTYVLANAIEPESYGAYLYILAIAMFLLPLTLTGVSNAMIRSLARGFDGVFARGVRRRLAWSLAGGGILVLLGPVFALTGREDLVAPAIAAGIGFALAFGADDYKTWYHARREFRSYAFVNGAINIAVASATMGAALAGGGPAWILAANIGTRGAANSIATLAVWRRRANDNVEEGFDAFGRNLSWIAALNNVSFTIDQVLVGTFYDLPVMAVYGLATRLSEPFRVIGTVINRLAWPKAVTLEARDAARKFLSKLAVLVAVLTALALVTAAAFPFVLRLFFPAYANSWPLVLLMIASALLSVVVTYLETYYISQDHLQRTYYLASTIRPTLTIALIVPFLAIWGIYGAVIARLVVRFGACVVLTARMLPERHRVPIATEPAP
- a CDS encoding class I SAM-dependent methyltransferase; this encodes MSAAAREMPRAFALVPTRCALCGDPRSRLVVRARDPLGLFPGEANVVSCISCGSWRVDPAPAGDDIARLYPDEYRAHHASGPDLPATAVPSTGDRLRREFAEWAASGRRSIWLSPLGAIGRLAAARLFHLTGRGRFNMLAFNGAGRRLLDVGCGAGDLLAQYAARGWAVIGVEPSAAAAHRAIARGYPIVNGTFPESSAALARFAPFSAVVMSNVIEHLPDPLAALGAARNLMEPGGLLLVTTPVTDGIVQRLLTEHWYNLDAPRHLHLFSRKNLDALLRQAGFSPIAHAPATSARAVLRTLAAAARHEGREDRAAYLESSGAVLRLANAIVFFADRTGQGDVVSVLATRNAERAP
- a CDS encoding class I SAM-dependent methyltransferase is translated as MIDPREESGLARIEREVKKEFGKAFDARSAASRREETLRYWSRFDLANKTVLDVGAGHPVVPALLTSIEPTLRVDAVDVSPDFEAHAPGAIRALGGDPACFRFVTADFYDIARLAQEGALRRRYDFVLLIETLHHSLRKSLLLRTLTQVMDAGSLMVLLEPALPVIGRRRAYDESRWARDLGYIEEPVTMSEYRRAFREAGLDIVSCEYERSRETGPRSWKRRLFPAPMYDVYRNRVRALWALTSFTIVCKKAGGR